Proteins encoded together in one Telopea speciosissima isolate NSW1024214 ecotype Mountain lineage chromosome 6, Tspe_v1, whole genome shotgun sequence window:
- the LOC122665005 gene encoding glycine-rich cell wall structural protein-like isoform X2, whose product MGKLFKNGGVSSIVLIIVVVAVGVGEGRRIEKNNFSDGLGGGGGRGAGAGGGFGKGGGIGIGSGGGIGGGGGGGFGGGKGGGVGHGGGTRGGIGGGGGSGGGFGGGKGGGVGFGGGSGGGSGGGIGGGGGSGAGGGFGGGKGGGVGLGGGAGGGLDGGGGGGVGGGEGGGLGGGAGGGKGDGVGVGSGSGDGAGGGLGGGVGAGGGAGGGKGGVVGIGGGSGGGASGGVGGGGAGSGVGSGVGGGKGGGGVGGGGAPGGGGIGGGSGGGIGGGF is encoded by the exons ATGGGGAAGTTATTCAAGAATGGTGGAGTGTCTAGCATAGTTTTGATTATAGTTGTAGTGGCGGTCGGGGTAGGGGAAGGGCGGCGAATTGAGAAAAACAATTTTTCTGATGGTCTAGGGGGTGGTGGAGGCCGTGGTGCAGGTGCTGGTGGAGGGTTTGGTAAGGGTGGTGGAATTGGCATTGGGTCTGGGGGCGGCattggtggcggtggcggtggtggcttTGGAGGTGGTAAAGGTGGCGGTGTTGGGCATGGAGGTGGTACAAGAGGAGGAattggtggtggcggtggttcTGGTGGTGGATTTGGAGGTGGTAAAGGTGGTGGTGTTGGGTTTGGAGGTGGGTCTGGAGGTGGTTCAGGAGGCGGAattggtggtggcggtggaagtggtgctggtggtggctTTGGAGGTGGTAAAGGTGGTGGTGTTGGGCTTGGAGGTGGTGCAGGAGGAGGGCTTGacgggggtgggggtggtggtgttggAGGTGGGGAAGGGGGTGGACtaggtggtggtgctggtggtggcaAAGGTGATGGTGTAGGTGTTGGAAGTGGATCCGGGGATGGTGCAGGAGGAGGACTTGGCGGAGGTGTTGGTGCAGGAGGTG GTGCCGGAGGTGGCAAAGGTGGTGTCGTAGGTATTGGGGGTGGTTCAGGTGGTGGTGCTAGTGGAGGTGTTGGAGGTGGTGGTGCAGGAAGTGGAGTTGGTAGTGGTGTTGGAGGTGgcaaaggtggtggtggtgttggaggTGGCGGAGCTCCTGGTGGTGGAGGAATTGGGGGTGGATCAGGTGGAGGAATTGGCGGTGGCTTTTAG
- the LOC122665864 gene encoding photosynthetic NDH subunit of lumenal location 3, chloroplastic-like has protein sequence MFATRSFFLFMNMVDVQSKGSVNRIKKCAFDLLSIGDMTDDEYSWDLMGKDLRLKLMFLYCDFSQVISSAPKEEKKSLIDLANRLFHYIEELDHAVKIRSIPLTQNRYNDAALVLQEVMALVP, from the exons ATGTTTGCCACTCGTAGTTTCTTCTTGTTCATGAACATGGTGGATGTCCAGTCAAAAGGAAGTGTGAACCGGATCAAGAAATGCGCATTCGATCTTCTATCGATCGGAGATATGACCGACGATGAGTATTCATGGGACCTCATGGGAAAAGATCTCCGGCTCAAATTGATGTTCTTGTACTGTGATTTCAGTCAGGTGATCTCTAGTGCaccgaaggaagaaaagaagagccTCATAGACCTTGCTAATAGGTTGTTCCATTACATTGAAGAG CTGGATCATGCAGTGAAGATACGTAGCATTCCATTAACTCAAAATCGATACAACGACGCGGCTCTTGTGTTGCAAGAAGTGATGGCACTTGTCCCATGA
- the LOC122665005 gene encoding glycine-rich cell wall structural protein-like isoform X1 → MGKLFKNGGVSSIVLIIVVVAVGVGEGRRIEKNNFSDGLGGGGGRGAGAGGGFGKGGGIGIGSGGGIGGGGGGGFGGGKGGGVGHGGGTRGGIGGGGGSGGGFGGGKGGGVGFGGGSGGGSGGGIGGGGGSGAGGGFGGGKGGGVGLGGGAGGGLDGGGGGGVGGGEGGGLGGGAGGGKGDGVGVGSGSGDGAGGGLGGGAEGGKGGGVGIGGGGGAGGGAGGGKGDGVGVGGGTGGGAGGGLSEGAGGGKGGVVGIGGGSGGGASGGVGGGGAGSGVGSGVGGGKGGGGVGGGGAPGGGGIGGGSGGGIGGGF, encoded by the exons ATGGGGAAGTTATTCAAGAATGGTGGAGTGTCTAGCATAGTTTTGATTATAGTTGTAGTGGCGGTCGGGGTAGGGGAAGGGCGGCGAATTGAGAAAAACAATTTTTCTGATGGTCTAGGGGGTGGTGGAGGCCGTGGTGCAGGTGCTGGTGGAGGGTTTGGTAAGGGTGGTGGAATTGGCATTGGGTCTGGGGGCGGCattggtggcggtggcggtggtggcttTGGAGGTGGTAAAGGTGGCGGTGTTGGGCATGGAGGTGGTACAAGAGGAGGAattggtggtggcggtggttcTGGTGGTGGATTTGGAGGTGGTAAAGGTGGTGGTGTTGGGTTTGGAGGTGGGTCTGGAGGTGGTTCAGGAGGCGGAattggtggtggcggtggaagtggtgctggtggtggctTTGGAGGTGGTAAAGGTGGTGGTGTTGGGCTTGGAGGTGGTGCAGGAGGAGGGCTTGacgggggtgggggtggtggtgttggAGGTGGGGAAGGGGGTGGACtaggtggtggtgctggtggtggcaAAGGTGATGGTGTAGGTGTTGGAAGTGGATCCGGGGATGGTGCAGGAGGAGGACTTGGCGGAG GTGCCGAAGGTGGCAAAGGTGGTGGCGTAGGTATTGGGGGTG gtggtggtgctggtggaggTGCCGGTGGTGGCAAAGGTGATGGTGTAGGTGTTGGAGGAGGAACCGGGGGTGGTGCAGGAGGAGGACTTAGCGAAG GTGCCGGAGGTGGCAAAGGTGGTGTCGTAGGTATTGGGGGTGGTTCAGGTGGTGGTGCTAGTGGAGGTGTTGGAGGTGGTGGTGCAGGAAGTGGAGTTGGTAGTGGTGTTGGAGGTGgcaaaggtggtggtggtgttggaggTGGCGGAGCTCCTGGTGGTGGAGGAATTGGGGGTGGATCAGGTGGAGGAATTGGCGGTGGCTTTTAG